The DNA sequence ATCAATAATGTTTACGTTACACTTAACCCTATGTATTAGACAAGCtcactcgtctctctctctctgtttgagaTGGAGTGGTAGCTTCTCTTCATCTCCCTCAATGGCAGTCGCATTCAGAGTACCATTTGACATGCATGCCTTTGCTATgtattgtatttgtgtgtgtgtgtgttttagcctACAATTACTACTCGGGTACTGTCCAAAAAGTAAATGTAGGAATTTTGAATGTAGGTATAATATTATCATAGTATGACAATAACATACAGTCACACTGAATTATTGTCCCGCTTGCATTTTTTCCTTTGCCCAGGAAATTGTAAGGAGAGACTGGATGTTCAAGCTGGTGGGAAAGGAGACCTTCAACGTGGGAAGCGCGGCCACCAAAGCGACCATTAACATTGATGCAGTGAGCGGCTTTGCTTATGAATACACACTGGAGATCAATGGAAAGAGCCTGAAAACGTACATGGAGAACCGCTCCAAAGTCACCAGCACTTGGCTGCTCAATCTGGACGGCATCGACTGCAGGGTCGTCCTGGGTAAAATATGTGCCCTATTGGTCCATTTCCTCTCCCCAGCTTGTATTGCAAACATATTGCgggttattgcgggtgtagtgaaattcTTATAAGGGAAAACAGGTTTTGATGGGGGCCTCTATTGGCACATTGTCTGCCCGACTCACTATGGCATTAGGTTTTATTGAGGCATTGAGATTTATTTACAAAGTGCAAAAGATTGCTGTGGCAATGTTTGTCTTTTGTGGGTGTTTGCAAAGCACCTCCCATAAAATATAAATCACATCAAATGACTGAAGTCTGAATTCTGATAGGCTATCTCAGCCACTCCGTAACTTCAAAGTGAAATAGATGGGTTCAAAATACACTTGCCTGTTTTTAATAAGCCCCAAAGGTAACATTAGGTCTGACTTGTTGTAACACAATGAAAGGCAATGGTGCTAAACAAAATCAATGACCTGGTCACAAACCCATGTGTTAGGTTCTTGGTTGTTGCATTTATTAGTTTATGAGGATATGGAACTGACAATTTACCATTGCATTAGCTAGGCTATAGTACCTTTGACGGTTCTCTATTGAACAGAGTGGGTGTGACTGTAAAAACATTCACTCCTAGTGTTGTTAGGTGAGTGTTAGCCTATTTCTTTATGCTACACCCCTTCCAACTCACGCCCCTCAACAACTTgctagttttttttttattgtgccCAGCAACCAAAACAAAGACCACATGAATTGACTGGACTATTTTAGAATAGCAATGCTTATCTTCCACTGATGTTATGTCATGGATGAGGCTGTTATTTTTATTTCACACCACCATCCTAGGGCTTATGGAAAATAGTAGGCCTTGTAACTGTTCCAGACTGGGAaagacaggtagcctagaggttaaagAGGTGGGCCAGTAACCAGAGGGTTGCCAGTTCCAATCCTGGGTCTGAGGGGAAAATCAAGAGCTGGATGAGAGCTGGCAACTGGAGATGCCATCACCTGCtgttgtacccttgagcaaggcacctctCACCTGAAACTGCTCCAGGGGCACATTTCTATGGCCTACTtcttcattttcttcttcttcatttgGCACTTTGCCAACCTGCCCTCCACCACTGCTCACCTTTTCTAAGAATTGGCTCAGGTGGGTTAATCATCTTGTCTAACTGTTGGGTGAAACAATTCACGTATTTATCATTAATTAGCCACTGCAAATCTCTTTGCTAACAAACGCGACGCTGTCTCCAAAAAGTCAAGGTTTCGCCAGCAATATTTACTTATTGACGTTCTTTGACGTCTCCACTTTACAAGCTCAGAATCCACTTATGTTGGTAGGCAGTTAATTGTATGTGTTCCTTGATTGTATTTGTCAACCCTGTCCCTGTATTCACAGAGAGAAGCAACTGTGCAGTGTTTTTTTCTAGATAAAAAAGGGGGCTTAGGTGGTTGCCGTGGAAATGGACGCGGTAGGCTTGTTGACACGGCTGATTTGTAGAGAATTTTAGAGGCCCCCATCTTGGCGGTGTAGATAATTTTTATAACTTTTAGTCAatcttcctgcaattctacacatttctccatggagctgagagacatttgcagttttaaagctaatttcctgcaattctacaaattgaCATGCAGCTGAGATAAAATGTTGTCGTTTAAAAGCtactttcctgcaattctatgcattttgccatggctaattcTGTGTTATTTTGCacaaacataataacaaaatcaatactgctaaattcattgtttttggaatttcctattctccctgactgtctagcttttatattggtgattgttagttctcaaagattatattatttaaaaaaatatataggtcattatcttttctacatactttatatctggttttagttctGGTTTTAGTTGTTTCAGTTTACACTGAAAAGGGTAAACAGAAAAATCCCTGCTGTGTTTACAAGCAGGGGATATCCACGAGTCCACAACCCTTGCTCTCAGAAACAATTGGAGTGTTATGCACACTATCCATAAAAGCCACTGAGGATACTGAAAGCCTGTCATATCTGCATTAAATTATCAGTTTAATTAATTTAATGTGCTCTAAATAGTAACGTGAAAAATAATACTGAAGGAAAACACGTAAATGAATCTAGTTAGGTGTACTACCATAACCAACACGATGCCAAAATGATCTTCTCTCTATCAAGGTTAGCAGGAGAGCATTTGAAAGAGACTGGAGAAATCCAGGTTGATTTGCAGTGCCATTGGTAGCTTTGACTCACGCTCCTTTGAAATCAGTCAAAAGCCTATCTCAATATATAGCCTAAGAAAAATGCTTTACTTTGGCAGAAGCCAAGTCACAGCTATTGTAAAGGCATGTTCTCATGGTGATCATCATCAATCAGGAGTACAATATGTGCTGCTTACATTTTCTGTGTATCCTGAAGTATTTTATTGATGTTTGCCTTATGTGTTATTTTTCTCTTTCCACAGAGAAAGACACCATGGATATTTGGTGTAATGGACAAAAAATGGAGACAGCGGTAAGCATCTTCCCTCCAATCATGCTGAGAATCACTTAACACAAAGATGAACACTAGCAACGCGTATGCCCCGCCTACCTGTCAATCTTCTATTTCCtgtttgaggggtgcaaaatccacttgtcacttaaattTTGCTGGATCGATTGCTTTTATTATAATCCTGCGactctttcatactcttgcttGTGCCTTTAGTTTTTTCCCGTTAACGTTACAACTGCGGAAATATTTGTAATGTCCTGTCAAGCACACtccggtaatggctgaaatgggctcaatggaaTACGTCTTTCCGTTGCATCTATAAGAATGTTTAAGCTTTGTTGTGGATTTTAACACATCTCGACACTTACAtcacaagaaagagaagaaagcTACCTTTATTTTGATGGGTGTTCATTTTTGGGGAATTTAAGAAAGTAATAATTtaatacagttgaaatgtttacaaattagatgcGCTGAAATGAACGCAACTTCCGAAAATGATCTCTtggattatagtgatattatgtctgatctcgcaaacaatgtaaagtatgtatagataggtgtaatctagagccaagtgtgttgatttttaatccgagggtatcctgctattgacacacttgttgaatcATGCAACAGAACGTGACAACAATGGTAATTAATGAGTCAGTCGAGACAGTACTAGTATATGCAGGAAGGCCTAGACAAAGCAATTCTTTGGTGGTTGCAGCCTGCTCCACACCTTTATGTTAATTTATTCATAAATGCATTCACACCCAGTGAATTAATGCAAATTAGGCACATATAACTTAGATTATTTGAACACAAAATATTGTAAACAATACCTGATACAATTAGAAAATGTATGAGTGCATTCTAAGAAAAAATTTGAGCGTGCATGATTAGCATTATTTGACGCAATAAAACAGGGAAATGCACCACTCCTAACCTCTCAGCCCACTTAAAATCCACCATATCCCTCCATACACTCTTAATTTATGTATAATATTTACATTACGTTAAACTTTACTGAAATCTATTGATCATAAATGCGAATCTGTTCATCTCTATCTCGTTCACAGGGGGAGTTTGTGGAAGACGGTACTGAGACACACTTCACTCTAAGCGACCACGACTGTTGCATTAAGGCCATGAGCAGTGGAAAGAGGCGAGATGGCATTATCCACACTTTGCTCGTGGACGGCACAGAGATAGCTGAAACCACAgagtgattttgtgtgtgtgttttgagcacTTTGTCGGAGCGAAGACAGCCTTTGCAAATCAGGGACACAATAATAGACTGAACATTGGTGCTGTGTGATATTTCACTGTCAAGCTGGAGCCCATGAGGTACCTCTGCACAATGACCACGATCTTAGATGGTTATCTCATGGGCTCCAGTTCTGCAGACATACAGTATTTTCTATCATTTTATCTGGTAAACTGACATTATCACCAGTGGGTGAAAGGCAGGATGCACAGTTGTGTCAAGAGGAGTAGTCATGTCAATAAAAGCCTACTCCTAAATGGGAAAACATTTCTTAATTTTTAAGTTGATATTCCAGAAAGTGCACTGTGTATGAGGAATTATCCTTGTACTTGTACATTTACaaaacaaatggcaccctattcccattgaCCAGAGgtagccatatgggccctggtcaaatgtagtgcactatataaggaataaggtgccatttgggatgcagacgcTGTCCATGATCCATGCAGCTCGCTTATAATGCATTCATGTGCCAGTAATTTGCTTTTGTGTGTAGGCTGCAACATTCTAAAACAAATGAATTGTGATAACTGGAGTATTTATAAAACAGATGTGTCCCATGCATAGTTGGTAATTTAGCATCAATGGTATGTTTGATGTTAACGATGCTTTGATGTCAGCCCTTACAACTAATTAATACGTTTAGTTTGGTAGGGGATAAGTGTATGTGAATATAGTATATGAACTTGTTGGCCCAAATTCAAACAATTGCAGATAAAAGATAACCACACTGGGGGTTCATTCAGAATGTTGATGTTGTATTGGAGGTGTTACGTGTTAAAAACGACTCATCTGGGTTAACCCAGAACTATAGTCTTGCATAATTGGTCAGATGCTCGATTAAGTTCTGGGTGTTAAGGGAATAGACATCGAGGATCGGAACCGGAACGAagagctccaccctctctctttgcaagtctatgggccaaatgtcccctcccaTTCCGATTTGTCCAAAGCACCAGAACTAATGCTGCTCGTTATCTCAAGCATCCTGTTGTATCTTGACAGATCTACGCTACCATTTATGTTTATGTAGTCTGGCCACGAGAGATGAAAAACGGACTCTTGGTGCAAGTTGTTCCTCTCACAGACTTTGTCATTGGATATTGACGTGAAAACACATCTGTCCTTAAAGTATAACGTAAACCTGTCCACGCAGCCATTTTCCTTTATCTGTGATTGAGTGAATTGGGGTCAATTCAATGGAACTGGACTTATTTTGCTAGATTCTAACCAGTTTCTGACATGAACGGAATAAACTGTGCTGTTACCCTCAGATTCTATTTATTTTATGTCAAAAGAGCACTATATGTATTCAGGTATAGTTACTGTATTGTTTGTattatgtacactacatgaccaaaagtatgtggacatctcattccagaatcatgggcattaatttggagttggtcacccctttgctgctataaacagccttcactcttctgggaaggctttccaatagatgttggaacattgctgcgaggacttgcttccattcagccacaagagcattagtgaggtcgggcactgatgttgggcgattaggcctggcttgcagtctgcgttccaattcatcccaaaggtgttcgatggggttgaggtcagggctctgtgcaggccagtcaagttcttccacaccgatctcgacaaaccatttctgtatggacctcactttgtgcacggccatggaaacccatttcatgaagctcccgacgaacagttattgtgctgaagttgcttccagaggcagtttggaactcggtagtgagtgttgcaacggaggacagaagatttttacgtgcttcgcacttcagcactcggcggtcccattctgtgagcttgtgtggcctaccactttgcggctgagccgttgtccacttcacaataacagcacttacagttgaccggggcagctctagtagggcagaaatttgactaatta is a window from the Coregonus clupeaformis isolate EN_2021a chromosome 23, ASM2061545v1, whole genome shotgun sequence genome containing:
- the LOC121576874 gene encoding fas apoptotic inhibitory molecule 1-like; translated protein: MSGDLVGVWEVALSDGVHRIEFEHGTTTGKRVIYIDGKEIVRRDWMFKLVGKETFNVGSAATKATINIDAVSGFAYEYTLEINGKSLKTYMENRSKVTSTWLLNLDGIDCRVVLEKDTMDIWCNGQKMETAGEFVEDGTETHFTLSDHDCCIKAMSSGKRRDGIIHTLLVDGTEIAETTE